From the Homo sapiens chromosome 1, GRCh38.p14 Primary Assembly genome, one window contains:
- the MTMR11 gene encoding myotubularin-related protein 11 isoform X1 yields MEPEKCGGGAGARVSTLPPRRRSQRWGLSRKIGCRSPGVVSLAVAWPPDASQDTPLNSEYDFALVNIGRLEAVSGLSRVQLLRPGSLHKFIPEEILIHGRDFRLLRVGFEAGGLEPQAFQVTMAIVQARAQSNQAQQYSGITLSKAGQGSGSRKPPIPLMETAEDWETERKKQAARGWRVSTVNERFDVATSLPRYFWVPNRILDSEVRRAFGHFHQGRGPRLSWHHPGGSDLLRCGGFYTASDPNKEDIRAVELMLQAGHSDVVLVDTMDELPSLADVQLAHLRLRALCLPDSSVAEDKWLSALEGTRWLDYVRACLRKASDISVLVTSRVRSVILQERGDRDLNGLLSSLVQLLSAPEARTLFGFQSLVQREWVAAGHPFLTRLGGTGASEEAPVFLLFLDCVWQLLQQFPADFEFSEFFLLALHDSVRVPDTLTFLRNTPWERGKQSGQLNSYTQVYTPGYSQPPAGNSFNLQLSVWDWDLRYSNAQILQFQNPGYDPEHCPDSWLPRPQPSFMVPGPPSSVWLFSRGALTPLNQLCPWRDSPSLLAVSSRWLPRPAISSESLADQEWGLPSHWGACPLPPGLLLPGYLGPQIRLWRRCYLRGRPEVQMGLSAPTISGLQDELSHLQELLRKWTPRISPEDHSKKRDPHTILNPTEIAGILKGRAEGDLG; encoded by the exons ATGGAGCCAGAGAAATGTGGTGGGGGGGCCGGGGCCAGAGTTTCAACATTGCCCCCCAGAAGGAGGAGCCAGAGATGGGG TCTGTCCAGGAAAATAGGATGCCGGAGCCCAGGAGTCGTCAGCCTAGCAGTTGCCTGGCCTCCAGATGCCTCCCAG GACACTCCCTTGAACAGTGAATACGATTTTGCCCTGGTCAACATTGGACGATTAGAGGCTG TGAGCGGCTTGTCCCGAGTCCAGCTCCTCCGTCCAGGGTCCCTGCATAAATTTATCCCTGAGGAGATTCTGATTCATGGCCGAGACTTCCGGCTGCTCAGAGTTGGTTTTGAGGCTGGAGGCCTAGAGCCTCAGGCTTTTCAG GTGACCATGGCCATTGTCCAAGCCAGAGCTCAGAGCAATCAAGCCCAACAGTATTCGGGGATAACCCTGAGCAAGGCTG GCCAGGGTTCTGGCTCCAGAAAACCACCAATTCCTCTCATGGAGACAGCGGAAGACTGGGAGACTGAGCGGAAGAAGCAGGCAGCCAGAGGCTGGAGGGTCAGCACGGTCAACGAGAGGTTCGACGTAGCCACCAG CCTCCCCCGTTACTTCTGGGTCCCTAACCGAATTCTGGACAGTGAGGTCAGGAGAGCATTTGGCCACTTTCATCAGGGCCGTGGACCG CGCTTGTCCTGGCATCACCCTGGGGGCAGTGATCTTCTCCGCTGTGGAGGCTTCTATACAGCCAGTGACCCTAACAAGGAGGATATCAG AGCAGTGGAGTTGATGCTCCAGGCTGGGCATTCAGATGTTGTCCTGGTAGACACTATGGATGAGCTGCCCAGCCTTGCAGATGTCCAACTTGCCCACCTGAGGCTGAGGGCCCTCTGCCTGCCTG ATTCATCTGTAGCTGAGGATAAATGGCTTTCAGCCCTGGAAGGAACACGATGGCTGGACTATGTCAG GGCTTGTCTTCGAAAGGCCAGTGACATTTCAGTATTAGTGACATCCAGGGTTCGTTCTGTAATACTTCAAG AGCGCGGTGATCGTGATCTCAATGGCCTCCTCTCTTCACTCGTCCAGCTGCTTTCAGCCCCCGAAGCCCGAACACTGTTTGGCTTCCAATCACTAGTACAGCGAGAGTGGGTGGCAGCTGGACATCCCTTCCTGACTCGGCTTGGGGGAACTGGGGCCAGTGAAGAG GCTCCGGTGTTTCTCCTCTTCCTTGATTGTGTCTGGCAGCTCCTCCAGCAGTTTCCAGCTGATTTTGAATTCTCTGAGTTTTTCCTTCTTGCTCTTCATGACAGTGTCAGGGTTCCTGACACCCTTACCTTCCTGAGAAATACCCCCTGGGAGCGCGGAAAGCAGAGCGGACAG TTAAACTCCTATACACAAGTCTACACCCCAGGATACTCCCAGCCTCCAGCTGGGAACTCTTTTAACCTGCAGCTGTCTGTCTGGGACTGGGATTTACGTTATAGCAATGCACAGATACTACAATTCCAGAATCCTGGCTATGACCCAGAACACTGTCCAGATTCCTGGCTCCCTAGACCACAG ccAAGCTTCATGGTTCCTGGACCCCCCAGTTCTGTGTGGCTCTTCTCTAGAGGAGCATTGACCCCCCTGAATCAGCTCTGTCCTTGGCGGGACAGTCCTTCCCTGCTGGCAGTCTCTTCTCGTTGGCTCCCTCGACCTGCTATCTCCTCTGAAAGCCTGGCTGACCAGGAATGGGGTCTCCCCTCACATTGGGGAGCTTGCCCTTTACCTCCAGGGCTGCTGCTGCCTGGGTATCTGGGACCCCAGATCAGGCTCTGGAGACGCTGCTACCTGAGGGGAAGGCCTGAGGTCCAG ATGGGCCTCTCAGCTCCCACAATCTCTGGCCTCCAGGATGAGCTATCCCATCTTCAGGAGTTATTACGGAAATGGACACCAAGAATATCTCCTGAGGATCACTCCAAGAAAAGAGATCCACATACCATTCTCAATCCCACTGAAATTGCTGGCATTCTCAAAGGCAGGGCAGAGGGGGATCTGGGGTAG
- the MTMR11 gene encoding myotubularin-related protein 11 isoform b (isoform b is encoded by transcript variant 2) codes for MPPRVTFQPCGWQWNQDTPLNSEYDFALVNIGRLEAVSGLSRVQLLRPGSLHKFIPEEILIHGRDFRLLRVGFEAGGLEPQAFQVTMAIVQARAQSNQAQQYSGITLSKAGQGSGSRKPPIPLMETAEDWETERKKQAARGWRVSTVNERFDVATSLPRYFWVPNRILDSEVRRAFGHFHQGRGPRLSWHHPGGSDLLRCGGFYTASDPNKEDIRAVELMLQAGHSDVVLVDTMDELPSLADVQLAHLRLRALCLPDSSVAEDKWLSALEGTRWLDYVRACLRKASDISVLVTSRVRSVILQERGDRDLNGLLSSLVQLLSAPEARTLFGFQSLVQREWVAAGHPFLTRLGGTGASEEAPVFLLFLDCVWQLLQQFPADFEFSEFFLLALHDSVRVPDTLTFLRNTPWERGKQSGQLNSYTQVYTPGYSQPPAGNSFNLQLSVWDWDLRYSNAQILQFQNPGYDPEHCPDSWLPRPQPSFMVPGPPSSVWLFSRGALTPLNQLCPWRDSPSLLAVSSRWLPRPAISSESLADQEWGLPSHWGACPLPPGLLLPGYLGPQIRLWRRCYLRGRPEVQMGLSAPTISGLQDELSHLQELLRKWTPRISPEDHSKKRDPHTILNPTEIAGILKGQSHPFWITRC; via the exons ATGCCTCCCAG GGTCACCTTCCAGCCCTGTGGATGGCAGTGGAATCAG GACACTCCCTTGAACAGTGAATACGATTTTGCCCTGGTCAACATTGGACGATTAGAGGCTG TGAGCGGCTTGTCCCGAGTCCAGCTCCTCCGTCCAGGGTCCCTGCATAAATTTATCCCTGAGGAGATTCTGATTCATGGCCGAGACTTCCGGCTGCTCAGAGTTGGTTTTGAGGCTGGAGGCCTAGAGCCTCAGGCTTTTCAG GTGACCATGGCCATTGTCCAAGCCAGAGCTCAGAGCAATCAAGCCCAACAGTATTCGGGGATAACCCTGAGCAAGGCTG GCCAGGGTTCTGGCTCCAGAAAACCACCAATTCCTCTCATGGAGACAGCGGAAGACTGGGAGACTGAGCGGAAGAAGCAGGCAGCCAGAGGCTGGAGGGTCAGCACGGTCAACGAGAGGTTCGACGTAGCCACCAG CCTCCCCCGTTACTTCTGGGTCCCTAACCGAATTCTGGACAGTGAGGTCAGGAGAGCATTTGGCCACTTTCATCAGGGCCGTGGACCG CGCTTGTCCTGGCATCACCCTGGGGGCAGTGATCTTCTCCGCTGTGGAGGCTTCTATACAGCCAGTGACCCTAACAAGGAGGATATCAG AGCAGTGGAGTTGATGCTCCAGGCTGGGCATTCAGATGTTGTCCTGGTAGACACTATGGATGAGCTGCCCAGCCTTGCAGATGTCCAACTTGCCCACCTGAGGCTGAGGGCCCTCTGCCTGCCTG ATTCATCTGTAGCTGAGGATAAATGGCTTTCAGCCCTGGAAGGAACACGATGGCTGGACTATGTCAG GGCTTGTCTTCGAAAGGCCAGTGACATTTCAGTATTAGTGACATCCAGGGTTCGTTCTGTAATACTTCAAG AGCGCGGTGATCGTGATCTCAATGGCCTCCTCTCTTCACTCGTCCAGCTGCTTTCAGCCCCCGAAGCCCGAACACTGTTTGGCTTCCAATCACTAGTACAGCGAGAGTGGGTGGCAGCTGGACATCCCTTCCTGACTCGGCTTGGGGGAACTGGGGCCAGTGAAGAG GCTCCGGTGTTTCTCCTCTTCCTTGATTGTGTCTGGCAGCTCCTCCAGCAGTTTCCAGCTGATTTTGAATTCTCTGAGTTTTTCCTTCTTGCTCTTCATGACAGTGTCAGGGTTCCTGACACCCTTACCTTCCTGAGAAATACCCCCTGGGAGCGCGGAAAGCAGAGCGGACAG TTAAACTCCTATACACAAGTCTACACCCCAGGATACTCCCAGCCTCCAGCTGGGAACTCTTTTAACCTGCAGCTGTCTGTCTGGGACTGGGATTTACGTTATAGCAATGCACAGATACTACAATTCCAGAATCCTGGCTATGACCCAGAACACTGTCCAGATTCCTGGCTCCCTAGACCACAG ccAAGCTTCATGGTTCCTGGACCCCCCAGTTCTGTGTGGCTCTTCTCTAGAGGAGCATTGACCCCCCTGAATCAGCTCTGTCCTTGGCGGGACAGTCCTTCCCTGCTGGCAGTCTCTTCTCGTTGGCTCCCTCGACCTGCTATCTCCTCTGAAAGCCTGGCTGACCAGGAATGGGGTCTCCCCTCACATTGGGGAGCTTGCCCTTTACCTCCAGGGCTGCTGCTGCCTGGGTATCTGGGACCCCAGATCAGGCTCTGGAGACGCTGCTACCTGAGGGGAAGGCCTGAGGTCCAG ATGGGCCTCTCAGCTCCCACAATCTCTGGCCTCCAGGATGAGCTATCCCATCTTCAGGAGTTATTACGGAAATGGACACCAAGAATATCTCCTGAGGATCACTCCAAGAAAAGAGATCCACATACCATTCTCAATCCCACTGAAATTGCTGGCATTCTCAAAG GCCAATCCCATCCCTTCTGGATAACCAGATGTTAA
- the MTMR11 gene encoding myotubularin-related protein 11 isoform X2, with protein MPPRVTFQPCGWQWNQDTPLNSEYDFALVNIGRLEAVSGLSRVQLLRPGSLHKFIPEEILIHGRDFRLLRVGFEAGGLEPQAFQVTMAIVQARAQSNQAQQYSGITLSKAGQGSGSRKPPIPLMETAEDWETERKKQAARGWRVSTVNERFDVATSLPRYFWVPNRILDSEVRRAFGHFHQGRGPRLSWHHPGGSDLLRCGGFYTASDPNKEDIRAVELMLQAGHSDVVLVDTMDELPSLADVQLAHLRLRALCLPDSSVAEDKWLSALEGTRWLDYVRACLRKASDISVLVTSRVRSVILQERGDRDLNGLLSSLVQLLSAPEARTLFGFQSLVQREWVAAGHPFLTRLGGTGASEEAPVFLLFLDCVWQLLQQFPADFEFSEFFLLALHDSVRVPDTLTFLRNTPWERGKQSGQLNSYTQVYTPGYSQPPAGNSFNLQLSVWDWDLRYSNAQILQFQNPGYDPEHCPDSWLPRPQPSFMVPGPPSSVWLFSRGALTPLNQLCPWRDSPSLLAVSSRWLPRPAISSESLADQEWGLPSHWGACPLPPGLLLPGYLGPQIRLWRRCYLRGRPEVQMGLSAPTISGLQDELSHLQELLRKWTPRISPEDHSKKRDPHTILNPTEIAGILKGRAEGDLG; from the exons ATGCCTCCCAG GGTCACCTTCCAGCCCTGTGGATGGCAGTGGAATCAG GACACTCCCTTGAACAGTGAATACGATTTTGCCCTGGTCAACATTGGACGATTAGAGGCTG TGAGCGGCTTGTCCCGAGTCCAGCTCCTCCGTCCAGGGTCCCTGCATAAATTTATCCCTGAGGAGATTCTGATTCATGGCCGAGACTTCCGGCTGCTCAGAGTTGGTTTTGAGGCTGGAGGCCTAGAGCCTCAGGCTTTTCAG GTGACCATGGCCATTGTCCAAGCCAGAGCTCAGAGCAATCAAGCCCAACAGTATTCGGGGATAACCCTGAGCAAGGCTG GCCAGGGTTCTGGCTCCAGAAAACCACCAATTCCTCTCATGGAGACAGCGGAAGACTGGGAGACTGAGCGGAAGAAGCAGGCAGCCAGAGGCTGGAGGGTCAGCACGGTCAACGAGAGGTTCGACGTAGCCACCAG CCTCCCCCGTTACTTCTGGGTCCCTAACCGAATTCTGGACAGTGAGGTCAGGAGAGCATTTGGCCACTTTCATCAGGGCCGTGGACCG CGCTTGTCCTGGCATCACCCTGGGGGCAGTGATCTTCTCCGCTGTGGAGGCTTCTATACAGCCAGTGACCCTAACAAGGAGGATATCAG AGCAGTGGAGTTGATGCTCCAGGCTGGGCATTCAGATGTTGTCCTGGTAGACACTATGGATGAGCTGCCCAGCCTTGCAGATGTCCAACTTGCCCACCTGAGGCTGAGGGCCCTCTGCCTGCCTG ATTCATCTGTAGCTGAGGATAAATGGCTTTCAGCCCTGGAAGGAACACGATGGCTGGACTATGTCAG GGCTTGTCTTCGAAAGGCCAGTGACATTTCAGTATTAGTGACATCCAGGGTTCGTTCTGTAATACTTCAAG AGCGCGGTGATCGTGATCTCAATGGCCTCCTCTCTTCACTCGTCCAGCTGCTTTCAGCCCCCGAAGCCCGAACACTGTTTGGCTTCCAATCACTAGTACAGCGAGAGTGGGTGGCAGCTGGACATCCCTTCCTGACTCGGCTTGGGGGAACTGGGGCCAGTGAAGAG GCTCCGGTGTTTCTCCTCTTCCTTGATTGTGTCTGGCAGCTCCTCCAGCAGTTTCCAGCTGATTTTGAATTCTCTGAGTTTTTCCTTCTTGCTCTTCATGACAGTGTCAGGGTTCCTGACACCCTTACCTTCCTGAGAAATACCCCCTGGGAGCGCGGAAAGCAGAGCGGACAG TTAAACTCCTATACACAAGTCTACACCCCAGGATACTCCCAGCCTCCAGCTGGGAACTCTTTTAACCTGCAGCTGTCTGTCTGGGACTGGGATTTACGTTATAGCAATGCACAGATACTACAATTCCAGAATCCTGGCTATGACCCAGAACACTGTCCAGATTCCTGGCTCCCTAGACCACAG ccAAGCTTCATGGTTCCTGGACCCCCCAGTTCTGTGTGGCTCTTCTCTAGAGGAGCATTGACCCCCCTGAATCAGCTCTGTCCTTGGCGGGACAGTCCTTCCCTGCTGGCAGTCTCTTCTCGTTGGCTCCCTCGACCTGCTATCTCCTCTGAAAGCCTGGCTGACCAGGAATGGGGTCTCCCCTCACATTGGGGAGCTTGCCCTTTACCTCCAGGGCTGCTGCTGCCTGGGTATCTGGGACCCCAGATCAGGCTCTGGAGACGCTGCTACCTGAGGGGAAGGCCTGAGGTCCAG ATGGGCCTCTCAGCTCCCACAATCTCTGGCCTCCAGGATGAGCTATCCCATCTTCAGGAGTTATTACGGAAATGGACACCAAGAATATCTCCTGAGGATCACTCCAAGAAAAGAGATCCACATACCATTCTCAATCCCACTGAAATTGCTGGCATTCTCAAAGGCAGGGCAGAGGGGGATCTGGGGTAG
- the MTMR11 gene encoding myotubularin-related protein 11 isoform X4: protein MWWGGRGQSFNIAPQKEEPEMGSVQENRMPEPRSRQPSSCLASRCLPGEQILAWAPGVRKGLEPELSGTLICTNFRVTFQPCGWQWNQDTPLNSEYDFALVNIGRLEAVSGLSRVQLLRPGSLHKFIPEEILIHGRDFRLLRVGFEAGGLEPQAFQVTMAIVQARAQSNQAQQYSGITLSKAGQGSGSRKPPIPLMETAEDWETERKKQAARGWRVSTVNERFDVATSLPRYFWVPNRILDSEVRRAFGHFHQGRGPRLSWHHPGGSDLLRCGGFYTASDPNKEDIRAVELMLQAGHSDVVLVDTMDELPSLADVQLAHLRLRALCLPDSSVAEDKWLSALEGTRWLDYVRACLRKASDISVLVTSRVRSVILQGSGVSPLP from the exons ATGTGGTGGGGGGGCCGGGGCCAGAGTTTCAACATTGCCCCCCAGAAGGAGGAGCCAGAGATGGGG TCTGTCCAGGAAAATAGGATGCCGGAGCCCAGGAGTCGTCAGCCTAGCAGTTGCCTGGCCTCCAGATGCCTCCCAG GGGAGCAGATCCTAGCATGGGCCCCAGGGGTGAGGAAGGGCCTGGAACCAGAATTGTCTGGAACCCTGATCTGTACCAACTTTAGGGTCACCTTCCAGCCCTGTGGATGGCAGTGGAATCAG GACACTCCCTTGAACAGTGAATACGATTTTGCCCTGGTCAACATTGGACGATTAGAGGCTG TGAGCGGCTTGTCCCGAGTCCAGCTCCTCCGTCCAGGGTCCCTGCATAAATTTATCCCTGAGGAGATTCTGATTCATGGCCGAGACTTCCGGCTGCTCAGAGTTGGTTTTGAGGCTGGAGGCCTAGAGCCTCAGGCTTTTCAG GTGACCATGGCCATTGTCCAAGCCAGAGCTCAGAGCAATCAAGCCCAACAGTATTCGGGGATAACCCTGAGCAAGGCTG GCCAGGGTTCTGGCTCCAGAAAACCACCAATTCCTCTCATGGAGACAGCGGAAGACTGGGAGACTGAGCGGAAGAAGCAGGCAGCCAGAGGCTGGAGGGTCAGCACGGTCAACGAGAGGTTCGACGTAGCCACCAG CCTCCCCCGTTACTTCTGGGTCCCTAACCGAATTCTGGACAGTGAGGTCAGGAGAGCATTTGGCCACTTTCATCAGGGCCGTGGACCG CGCTTGTCCTGGCATCACCCTGGGGGCAGTGATCTTCTCCGCTGTGGAGGCTTCTATACAGCCAGTGACCCTAACAAGGAGGATATCAG AGCAGTGGAGTTGATGCTCCAGGCTGGGCATTCAGATGTTGTCCTGGTAGACACTATGGATGAGCTGCCCAGCCTTGCAGATGTCCAACTTGCCCACCTGAGGCTGAGGGCCCTCTGCCTGCCTG ATTCATCTGTAGCTGAGGATAAATGGCTTTCAGCCCTGGAAGGAACACGATGGCTGGACTATGTCAG GGCTTGTCTTCGAAAGGCCAGTGACATTTCAGTATTAGTGACATCCAGGGTTCGTTCTGTAATACTTCAAG GCTCCGGTGTTTCTCCTCTTCCTTGA
- the MTMR11 gene encoding myotubularin-related protein 11 isoform a (isoform a is encoded by transcript variant 1), whose amino-acid sequence MWWGGRGQSFNIAPQKEEPEMGSVQENRMPEPRSRQPSSCLASRCLPGEQILAWAPGVRKGLEPELSGTLICTNFRVTFQPCGWQWNQDTPLNSEYDFALVNIGRLEAVSGLSRVQLLRPGSLHKFIPEEILIHGRDFRLLRVGFEAGGLEPQAFQVTMAIVQARAQSNQAQQYSGITLSKAGQGSGSRKPPIPLMETAEDWETERKKQAARGWRVSTVNERFDVATSLPRYFWVPNRILDSEVRRAFGHFHQGRGPRLSWHHPGGSDLLRCGGFYTASDPNKEDIRAVELMLQAGHSDVVLVDTMDELPSLADVQLAHLRLRALCLPDSSVAEDKWLSALEGTRWLDYVRACLRKASDISVLVTSRVRSVILQERGDRDLNGLLSSLVQLLSAPEARTLFGFQSLVQREWVAAGHPFLTRLGGTGASEEAPVFLLFLDCVWQLLQQFPADFEFSEFFLLALHDSVRVPDTLTFLRNTPWERGKQSGQLNSYTQVYTPGYSQPPAGNSFNLQLSVWDWDLRYSNAQILQFQNPGYDPEHCPDSWLPRPQPSFMVPGPPSSVWLFSRGALTPLNQLCPWRDSPSLLAVSSRWLPRPAISSESLADQEWGLPSHWGACPLPPGLLLPGYLGPQIRLWRRCYLRGRPEVQMGLSAPTISGLQDELSHLQELLRKWTPRISPEDHSKKRDPHTILNPTEIAGILKGRAEGDLG is encoded by the exons ATGTGGTGGGGGGGCCGGGGCCAGAGTTTCAACATTGCCCCCCAGAAGGAGGAGCCAGAGATGGGG TCTGTCCAGGAAAATAGGATGCCGGAGCCCAGGAGTCGTCAGCCTAGCAGTTGCCTGGCCTCCAGATGCCTCCCAG GGGAGCAGATCCTAGCATGGGCCCCAGGGGTGAGGAAGGGCCTGGAACCAGAATTGTCTGGAACCCTGATCTGTACCAACTTTAGGGTCACCTTCCAGCCCTGTGGATGGCAGTGGAATCAG GACACTCCCTTGAACAGTGAATACGATTTTGCCCTGGTCAACATTGGACGATTAGAGGCTG TGAGCGGCTTGTCCCGAGTCCAGCTCCTCCGTCCAGGGTCCCTGCATAAATTTATCCCTGAGGAGATTCTGATTCATGGCCGAGACTTCCGGCTGCTCAGAGTTGGTTTTGAGGCTGGAGGCCTAGAGCCTCAGGCTTTTCAG GTGACCATGGCCATTGTCCAAGCCAGAGCTCAGAGCAATCAAGCCCAACAGTATTCGGGGATAACCCTGAGCAAGGCTG GCCAGGGTTCTGGCTCCAGAAAACCACCAATTCCTCTCATGGAGACAGCGGAAGACTGGGAGACTGAGCGGAAGAAGCAGGCAGCCAGAGGCTGGAGGGTCAGCACGGTCAACGAGAGGTTCGACGTAGCCACCAG CCTCCCCCGTTACTTCTGGGTCCCTAACCGAATTCTGGACAGTGAGGTCAGGAGAGCATTTGGCCACTTTCATCAGGGCCGTGGACCG CGCTTGTCCTGGCATCACCCTGGGGGCAGTGATCTTCTCCGCTGTGGAGGCTTCTATACAGCCAGTGACCCTAACAAGGAGGATATCAG AGCAGTGGAGTTGATGCTCCAGGCTGGGCATTCAGATGTTGTCCTGGTAGACACTATGGATGAGCTGCCCAGCCTTGCAGATGTCCAACTTGCCCACCTGAGGCTGAGGGCCCTCTGCCTGCCTG ATTCATCTGTAGCTGAGGATAAATGGCTTTCAGCCCTGGAAGGAACACGATGGCTGGACTATGTCAG GGCTTGTCTTCGAAAGGCCAGTGACATTTCAGTATTAGTGACATCCAGGGTTCGTTCTGTAATACTTCAAG AGCGCGGTGATCGTGATCTCAATGGCCTCCTCTCTTCACTCGTCCAGCTGCTTTCAGCCCCCGAAGCCCGAACACTGTTTGGCTTCCAATCACTAGTACAGCGAGAGTGGGTGGCAGCTGGACATCCCTTCCTGACTCGGCTTGGGGGAACTGGGGCCAGTGAAGAG GCTCCGGTGTTTCTCCTCTTCCTTGATTGTGTCTGGCAGCTCCTCCAGCAGTTTCCAGCTGATTTTGAATTCTCTGAGTTTTTCCTTCTTGCTCTTCATGACAGTGTCAGGGTTCCTGACACCCTTACCTTCCTGAGAAATACCCCCTGGGAGCGCGGAAAGCAGAGCGGACAG TTAAACTCCTATACACAAGTCTACACCCCAGGATACTCCCAGCCTCCAGCTGGGAACTCTTTTAACCTGCAGCTGTCTGTCTGGGACTGGGATTTACGTTATAGCAATGCACAGATACTACAATTCCAGAATCCTGGCTATGACCCAGAACACTGTCCAGATTCCTGGCTCCCTAGACCACAG ccAAGCTTCATGGTTCCTGGACCCCCCAGTTCTGTGTGGCTCTTCTCTAGAGGAGCATTGACCCCCCTGAATCAGCTCTGTCCTTGGCGGGACAGTCCTTCCCTGCTGGCAGTCTCTTCTCGTTGGCTCCCTCGACCTGCTATCTCCTCTGAAAGCCTGGCTGACCAGGAATGGGGTCTCCCCTCACATTGGGGAGCTTGCCCTTTACCTCCAGGGCTGCTGCTGCCTGGGTATCTGGGACCCCAGATCAGGCTCTGGAGACGCTGCTACCTGAGGGGAAGGCCTGAGGTCCAG ATGGGCCTCTCAGCTCCCACAATCTCTGGCCTCCAGGATGAGCTATCCCATCTTCAGGAGTTATTACGGAAATGGACACCAAGAATATCTCCTGAGGATCACTCCAAGAAAAGAGATCCACATACCATTCTCAATCCCACTGAAATTGCTGGCATTCTCAAAGGCAGGGCAGAGGGGGATCTGGGGTAG
- the MTMR11 gene encoding myotubularin-related protein 11 isoform X3 has translation MWWGGRGQSFNIAPQKEEPEMGSVQENRMPEPRSRQPSSCLASRCLPGEQILAWAPGVRKGLEPELSGTLICTNFRVTFQPCGWQWNQDTPLNSEYDFALVNIGRLEAVSGLSRVQLLRPGSLHKFIPEEILIHGRDFRLLRVGFEAGGLEPQAFQVTMAIVQARAQSNQAQQYSGITLSKAGQGSGSRKPPIPLMETAEDWETERKKQAARGWRVSTVNERFDVATSLPRYFWVPNRILDSEVRRAFGHFHQGRGPRLSWHHPGGSDLLRCGGFYTASDPNKEDIRAVELMLQAGHSDVVLVDTMDELPSLADVQLAHLRLRALCLPDSSVAEDKWLSALEGTRWLDYVRACLRKASDISVLVTSRVRSVILQAAFSPRSPNTVWLPITSTARVGGSWTSLPDSAWGNWGQ, from the exons ATGTGGTGGGGGGGCCGGGGCCAGAGTTTCAACATTGCCCCCCAGAAGGAGGAGCCAGAGATGGGG TCTGTCCAGGAAAATAGGATGCCGGAGCCCAGGAGTCGTCAGCCTAGCAGTTGCCTGGCCTCCAGATGCCTCCCAG GGGAGCAGATCCTAGCATGGGCCCCAGGGGTGAGGAAGGGCCTGGAACCAGAATTGTCTGGAACCCTGATCTGTACCAACTTTAGGGTCACCTTCCAGCCCTGTGGATGGCAGTGGAATCAG GACACTCCCTTGAACAGTGAATACGATTTTGCCCTGGTCAACATTGGACGATTAGAGGCTG TGAGCGGCTTGTCCCGAGTCCAGCTCCTCCGTCCAGGGTCCCTGCATAAATTTATCCCTGAGGAGATTCTGATTCATGGCCGAGACTTCCGGCTGCTCAGAGTTGGTTTTGAGGCTGGAGGCCTAGAGCCTCAGGCTTTTCAG GTGACCATGGCCATTGTCCAAGCCAGAGCTCAGAGCAATCAAGCCCAACAGTATTCGGGGATAACCCTGAGCAAGGCTG GCCAGGGTTCTGGCTCCAGAAAACCACCAATTCCTCTCATGGAGACAGCGGAAGACTGGGAGACTGAGCGGAAGAAGCAGGCAGCCAGAGGCTGGAGGGTCAGCACGGTCAACGAGAGGTTCGACGTAGCCACCAG CCTCCCCCGTTACTTCTGGGTCCCTAACCGAATTCTGGACAGTGAGGTCAGGAGAGCATTTGGCCACTTTCATCAGGGCCGTGGACCG CGCTTGTCCTGGCATCACCCTGGGGGCAGTGATCTTCTCCGCTGTGGAGGCTTCTATACAGCCAGTGACCCTAACAAGGAGGATATCAG AGCAGTGGAGTTGATGCTCCAGGCTGGGCATTCAGATGTTGTCCTGGTAGACACTATGGATGAGCTGCCCAGCCTTGCAGATGTCCAACTTGCCCACCTGAGGCTGAGGGCCCTCTGCCTGCCTG ATTCATCTGTAGCTGAGGATAAATGGCTTTCAGCCCTGGAAGGAACACGATGGCTGGACTATGTCAG GGCTTGTCTTCGAAAGGCCAGTGACATTTCAGTATTAGTGACATCCAGGGTTCGTTCTGTAATACTTCAAG CTGCTTTCAGCCCCCGAAGCCCGAACACTGTTTGGCTTCCAATCACTAGTACAGCGAGAGTGGGTGGCAGCTGGACATCCCTTCCTGACTCGGCTTGGGGGAACTGGGGCCAGTGA